The nucleotide window GCGGCCCCAAGGACCCCGACATGCTCTACACCCTGGAGCAACTGCGCGGCGACTTTGCCGGGCTGCTGCACGAAACGCTGGGCTGGGAAGGCCCCCTCACCCTCGACGAAGGCCCCGGCCACCAGGGCCCGGCGCATGTCGTGCGCTGGCTGGGCCAGGCCCCTCACTTGTTTTCATGAAAGGAACCACGCCATGACCTCCTGGCAAATCGTGCGCATCATCGCCGGCATCTTCATCCTGCTCACGCTGGCCCTGGGCCTGCCCGGCAGCCCGCTCTACATGAGCCAATGGTGGCTCGCCTTCACCGCCTTCGTGGGAGCCAACCTGCTGCAAAGCGGCTTCACCAAGTGGTGCCTGCTGGAAAGCATCCTGCGCAAGCTGGGCGTACAGCCCGGCTGCTGATCCACCCGCGAGGAAGACCACCCATGAAAACCGCTCTCGAT belongs to Acidovorax sp. YS12 and includes:
- a CDS encoding DUF2892 domain-containing protein; the protein is MTSWQIVRIIAGIFILLTLALGLPGSPLYMSQWWLAFTAFVGANLLQSGFTKWCLLESILRKLGVQPGC